In Carettochelys insculpta isolate YL-2023 chromosome 31, ASM3395843v1, whole genome shotgun sequence, a single window of DNA contains:
- the PIWIL2 gene encoding piwi-like protein 2, which produces MDPQRPPFQGAVPFRMPRGYCRPGPQQQLPQPERLVQGRAVSVPWMGRMQRMLQEPRQQVGPGQKEPLPSVTTLPSLFQGLGVETVPRSALGWAVRPLGRGILSRGLGDMESKLKAGMPVEPTFPSPNVMPAGDSKVEGMIFPSRIIGRGQMEVPPVPLGRSLGRMLCRVPADTTFLRPAMLQPQLSQSLLPALGFSSQPESPPPTLVEQMERKEPIKKQGSKGTAFPLGLNLIKIHCKNEAVYQYHVTFSPDVECKSMRFAMMKEHRSVTGDVTAFDGSMLYLPIRLPQTVDLMCQRKTDGAEISIKIQMTKILEPSSDLCVPFYNVIFRRVMRILDMKLVGRNFYDPTSPTVLQQYRLQIWPGYSASIRRTDGGLFLLADVSHKVIRNDSVLDIMNAIYQQSKENFQDECTKQLTGNIVITRYNNHTYRIDDIDWNKTPKDSFTMSDGKEITFIDYYSKNYGITIRELDQPLLIHRPSEKWSPQGKLQRGEILLLPELSYMTGIPEKMRKDFRAMKDLTSQINLSPKQHHSSLSTLLRRIEENEAASKEMSQWGLCLDRGMCKTQGRVLPMERIYLRNSSFVALEELNWTKEITREAAISTIPMHYWALFYPKRAVDQARELVSMLERVSGPIGMKLNQPAWVELKDDRTETYARTIKSILGTEGKMQMIVCIVTGTRDDLYGAIKKLCCVQSPVPSQVINARTIMVQPNKLRSVAQKILLQINCKLGGELWGVDIPLKQLMVIGMDVYHDPSRGMRSVFGFVASTNHALTKWYSRVVFQMPHQEIADSLKLCLVGALQKFYEVNHCLPEKIAVYRDGVSDSQLNTVVSYEIPQLQKCFEAFENYQPKVVVFVVQKKISTNLYSASTDYFETPAPGTVIDHTVTSRDWVDFYLLAHHIRQGCGIPTRYVCVLNTANLSPDHMQRLTFKLCHIYWNWPGTIRVPAPCKYAHKLAFLSGQFLHHEPGIQLCERLFFL; this is translated from the exons GCAGGCCTGGGCCTCAGCAGCAGCTACCTCAACCTGAACGTTTGGTCCAAGGCAGGGCAGTGTCTGTGCCCTGGATGGGCAGGATGCAGAGGATGTTGCAAGAGCCACGGCAACAAGTAGGGCCTGGACAGAAG GAACCTCTTCCATCTGTCACGACTCTGCCTTCTCTGTTCCAAGGACTTGGTGTTGAGACAGTCCCAAGATCTGCCTTGGGTTGGGCAGTTCGACCTTTGG GTCGCGGCATCTTGAGTAGGGGCCTGGGTGATATGGAGAGCAAACTTAAAGCAGGAATGCCAGTGGAGCCCACTTTTCCATCGCCAAATGTCATGCCAGCTGGGGACAGCAAGGTGGAGGGGATGATTTTTCCGAGCAG AATTATTGGCCGTGGGCAAATGGAAGTGCCGCCTGTCCCTCTGGGGAGATCGCTTGGCAGGATGTTATGCAGAGTTCCTGCAGACACAACTTTCCTGCGCCCAGCCATGCTTCAGCCTCAGCTCTCGCAATCACTGCTGCCAGCCCTCGGGTTTTCATCCCAGCCAGAAAGTCCTCCGCCCACCCTCGTTGAACAGATGGAGAGAAA AGAACCAATAAAGAAACAGGGATCTAAAGGAACGGCTTTCCCATTAGGATTGAACCTGATTAAAATACATTGCAAAAATGAAGCTGTTTACCAATACCATGTGACTTTCAG CCCTGATGTGGAATGCAAGAGCATGCGGTTTGCAATGATGAAGGAGCACAGATCAGTGACAGGAGACGTTACTGCATTTGATGGTTCTATGCTCTACCTGCCTATCAGGTTGCCTCAG ACTGTTGATCTGATGTGTCAGAGAAAGACAGATGGAGCTGAGATCAGCATAAAGATTCAGATGACCAAAATCCTAGAGCCCAGTTCGGACCTGTGCGTTCCATTTTATAATGTGATCTTCAGGAG GGTGATGAGAATTTTAGATATGAAACTTGTTGGGAGAAATTTCTATGACCCAACCAGTCCTACAGTGTTGCAGCAGTATAG gTTACAGATATGGCCAGGTTACTCAGCCAGTATCCGGAGGACAGATGGTGGTCTCTTTCTGTTGGCAGATGTCTCCCACAAGGTCATCCGGAATGATTCTGTCCTGGATATAAT GAATGCAATCTACCAGCAGAGCAAAGAGAACTTCCAGGACGAGTGCACCAAGCAGCTAACTGGCAATATCGTCATTACCCGCTATAATAATCACACGTACCGTATTGATGACATTGACTGGAACAAGACACCGAAGGACAGTTTCACCATGTCCGATGGGAAAGAGATCACTTTCATAGACTATTACAG TAAAAATTATGGGATCACCATCAGGGAGCTGGACCAGCCGCTGCTGATTCACAGACCCAGTGAAAAGTGGAGCCCCCAAGGGAAG CTTCAGAGGGGCGAgattctgctgctgccagagctctCCTACATGACTGGGATCCCAGAGAAGATGAGGAAGGACTTCCGAGCCATGAAG GACCTAACCAGTCAGATCAACCTGAGCCCTAAGCAGCACCACTCCTCTCTGAGTACTCTGCTGCGTAGAATTGAGGAGAACGAAGCTGCCAGCAAGGAAATGTCACAATGGGGCCTATGTTTGGACAGGGGCATGTGTAAG ACACAAGGGCGTGTTCTCCCTATGGAAAGAATATACCTGAGGAACAGCTCTTTCGTGGCTTTGGAGGAGCTAAACTGGACCAAAGAAATAACAAGAGAAGCTGCCATCTCTACA ATTCCCATGCATTACTGGGCATTGTTCTATCCAAAACGGGCTGTGGACCAAGCACGGGAGTTGGTCAGCATGCTGGAGAGAGTCTCTGGCCCCATTGGCATGAAGTTAAACCAGCCTGCCTGGGTGGAATTGAAGGATGATCGAACAGAGACCTATGCCAGGACTATCAAATCCATCTTGGGCACTGAG GGTAAGATGCAGATGATTGTATGTATCGTAACTGGGACCCGAGATGACCTGTATGGAGCTATTAAAAAGCTGTGCTGTGTGCAGTCTCCAGTACCCTCTCAG GTCATCAATGCTCGAACCATCATGGTCCAGCCGAACAAATTAAGGAGCGTAGCACAGAAAATTCTGCTGCAGATTAATTGCAAGCTaggtggggagctctggggagtGGACATCCCATTG AAACAGCTGATGGTGATTGGCATGGATGTGTACCATGACCCCAGCAGGGGGATGCGCTCTGTGTTTGGCTTTGTTGCAAGCACCAATCA TGCTCTCACTAAGTGGTATTCTAGGGTTGTGTTCCAGATGCCTCATCAGGAAATTGCAGACAGTTTGAAGCTTTGTCTGGTCGGGGCCTTACAGAAGTTCTATGAG GTGAACCACTGTCTACCGGAGAAGATAGCAGTTTATAGAGATGGGGTGTCAGACAGCCAGCTGAACACGGTGGTCAGCTACGAGatcccacagctccagaaatgctTTGAAGCCTTTGAGAACTACCAGCCCAAGGTGGTAGTCTTTGTGGTTCAGAAGAAAATCAGCACCAATCTCTATTCTGCTTCCACTGACTACTTCGAAACCCCTGCGCCTGGGACTGTAATTGACCATACTGTCACCAGCAGAGACTG GGTGGATTTTTACTTGCTGGCTCATCACATCCGACAGGGTTGCGGCATTCCCACTCGATATGTCTGTGTGCTTAACACAGCCAACCTCAGTCCTGACCACATGCAGAG ATTGACTTTCAAGCTTTGTCACATATATTGGAATTGGCCAGGAACCATCCGAGTCCCAGCCCCTTGCAAGTATGCTCACAAGCTGGCCTTTCTCTCAGGACAGTTTCTGCACCATGAGCCCGGCATTCAGCTCTGTGAGAGACTCTTTTTCCTGTAG